Proteins encoded in a region of the Scyliorhinus torazame isolate Kashiwa2021f chromosome 1, sScyTor2.1, whole genome shotgun sequence genome:
- the cox20 gene encoding cytochrome c oxidase assembly protein COX20, mitochondrial, translated as MSTETEAEKPKSFKLLGILDVQNTPCARDSVLYGSAGAVVAGLGHFLATSRVKRSFDFSVGSFLLATLGTWMFCRYQNAKLRIQQRIVQEGVKNKVTFEGTKMDPTRKSDRSSKDSQGKNS; from the exons ATGTCGACCGAGACTGAGGCGGAGAAGCCGAAG TCATTCAAGCTCCTGGGAATCCTGGACGTGCAAAATACTCCATGTGCCCGAGACTCTGTCCTGTATGGATCAGCTGGTGCAGTAGTTGCTGGACTTGGTCACTTCCTCGCCACAA GCAGAGTAAAGCGGTCTTTTGACTTCAGTGTGGGGAGCTTTCTGCTTGCAACTTTGGGAACTTG GATGTTCTGCAGATATCAGAATGCGAAACTGAGAATCCAGCAGCGAATTGTGCAGGAAGGTGTGAAAAACAAGGTCACGTTCGAAGGGACCAAAATGGATCCAACCAGAAAATCGGATAGAAGCAGCAAAGACAGCCAAGGCAAAAACTCATAG